A genomic region of Thunnus albacares chromosome 4, fThuAlb1.1, whole genome shotgun sequence contains the following coding sequences:
- the rpl22 gene encoding 60S ribosomal protein L22, whose product MAPIKKQVVRKQGGKRKKQILKFTLDCTHPVEDGIMDAANFEQFLQERIKVNGKAGNLGGGVVSIERSKSKIAVNSEVPFSKRYLKYLTKKYLKKNNLRDWLRVVANTKESYELRYFQINQDEEEEEDED is encoded by the exons ATGGCCCCGATT AAGAAGCAGGTGGTCAGGAAACAAGGtgggaagaggaagaagcagatcCTGAAGTTCACCCTGGACTGCACTCACCCTGTTGAAGATGGGATCATGGATGCTGCCAACTTT GAGCAGTTCCTGCAGGAACGCATCAAGGTTAACGGCAAAGCTGGAAACCTTGGTGGTGGAGTGGTGTCCATCGAGAGGAGCAAGAGCAAAATCGCAGTGAACTCTGAAGTTCCCTTCTCAAAGAG GTACTTGAAGTATCTCACCAAGAAGTATCTGAAAAAGAACAACCTCAGGGACTGGTTGAGGGTGGTGGCCAACACCAAGGAGAGCTACGAGCTCCGCTACTTCCAGATCAACCAggacgaagaggaggaagaggacgaaGATTAA